The genomic segment gttcaaggaaaaaaaaaactcattGAAATTGCACAGATTTTCGGATTCTCTTGACATGATTTACACATTTAAAGATGAGTGTTCAAGTTGTTTGAAAGTTTGTTGACTACGGGGCGCTGAAAAACTTGTGGAGTGTTTGTTGTTTAGCTGCATGATGACGGTTGGCGATTGCTTTCTGTAGTTCTTCCTCGATGGTAACAAGACTGTCGATGGTATGTGGATGCTTGTCCAACGCGAATTGCTTGATGTTGCCGATCAACCTCAGAGCATCCGACGATGATTTCACTGGCTGCGgatcttcattttctttgtctCCTTGCGATCGTCGTCGCAGTCACTACCATCGTTTTCACCTCGTCGGTCACGGAGAAATTCCTCTTCCCAACCGTCGCCTACACCAGCATCGGTCGGGACTTCACTGTCGACATTGACAAAGTCCGAAGAACGTAGAAGTTGAGTGATACCAAGGCACGGCCAGTTGCTGTAACAAGACGGTCTAGCTCTGTGTCTTCATTCACTTCATCGGCTTCATTTGCAGCGTTGGTAGGAAACCCAGCTTTCCTGAAGCAGCTCGTAATAGTCTCTGCAGTCACTTCATTCCATGAACGACCAATCCAGTGACAGGCGTCAAGGACGTTGACGGTTCTTGCGATTTCATTTGCAGACAGCGATTCATCTTCTGCTTTTGACAAAACAGCGCGAAGAAGTCTCTTTCGGTAGGTTTTCTTCATGGCTGCAATGATACCCTGGTCGAGCGGTTGAAGTTTTGACGTTGTTTTCGGAGGGAAAAAAATCAGCTTCGTGTTTGTGAGACGGACGGCATTTGGAGGATGGGTTGGAGCGTTGTCGATAAACATCAGGACTTTGCGCTTCTGTTGCCGCATCTTCCTATCGAAATCTCGAAGCCAGTCGGTGAAAAGTTCTGTGGTCATCCATGCCTTTTTATTGTTTCGCCACAAAACTGGGAGAGAGTTCAGATTAACGTTGTTGAAGCACCTTGGTTTTGCTGCTTTCCCGATGACAATTGCTTTCAGTTTCTCAGTGCCGTTCATATTCGTACAAAGGACGGCTGTAATGCGATCTTTCGATTTCTTCCCACCCTTGCAATCTTCACCCTTCGCTGCATACGATTTGTCAGGAAGGGCGCGGTAAAAAACGCCGGTCTCGTCCATATTAAAAATGTCCCTGGGTGAATAACCTTCGATGAGATGGGGAAGTCGCGCTGTCCATGAGTCTACTGTTTCTTGGGGCACATCGGCACTTTCACCGCTCACTTTGTGAAATGATAGGTTGTTTCGCTTACTGAAGCTCTCGAGCCAACCGTTTGAAGCTTTGAACTCAGGCTTGTTCAGTTGCTCTGCATAGATGAGTGCTTGTTCTTGTATCATCGGGCCTGATAGCGGATTGACTGAGTTCTTTTCTTTTTGAACCACTCCCATACTAGTGCGTTCAACTCTTCGTATTCTGTGCGGACACAGAGTCTCTTTCGGCTGCCTTCTCGGTTGCATTCGTATTCTTGCAAAATCGTCTCTCTGTTTTGCAGAATAGTGCTGGCTTGAATTTTACCGATACTGAACTCAATAGCAATTTGTCGACAGCTGAGTTTTCTGGAGTCTGCAGCTCGGATAACTTCAACTTTACGGTCGAGGGTGAGTTCGATACGCTTACGCTTGATAGACATGTTGATGCTCGATGATTGCGATCTAGAATGTCGCCAACTTGCACTTTTGGTCGGATTTTATACGTTATTTCTCCAGATATCAAAGAGTCGCCGACATTAAAAACAATCACTTACAAGGTTGAACCTTCTTTGTCCATGCGGTTGAATTTATTATTGGTTTCAAaagaactttgaatatattaGCGCCATGAGACAAAAAAAAAGGACGACCAATGAAATCATTTGAATTTGAGTCAATCACGGCTCTGTCGGTTTATGCACAGTGAAGCCGGTCGTGTCACTCAACTTGATTGACgtttaaaagaaaatttgtatcatGTTTATCATACAAAAAGACCCAAGTGCAAGTGTGGCGTAGCAAAGTCTGAGTAGCGGGAAAAAACTCCATGGAAACTGCATAAATTATGATAACGACTATCCGATTTCTGCTTACCGTACGTACCGTATCTGTTGATAGGCGCAAAAACAGACACTACACTGATCGGTACCGAGCTTAGTCGACGACACCGATCGCGATGTGGACGCTATCAAAACCAGCATTAGTATCTGATACATAACATTCAATGACGATGTAAatgaaagaaataagtgaaatttaattcattttgtgttttattatgATATAtccacagttgcgagtgtagtgatacgtaccggccgccgcgtactatgccaattattctatgcatagtacgcggcggccggtatgtatcactacactcgcaactgtggaTATATCCGAGTGTGGTTAGTGGCGAACCATGTCACCATACGCGATGTAGAAACGTGGACTATGCAACTTCGTGCAAATCTGTCAGTCATCGTCCCTGCTTTTCCACAGTGTAATTTACACCATGTGGTTCGACATCAGTTCAATCACCTTTGCTGTGCCTTGTCGGCAGTCAAAACAATACGAAGGTGTCATCCGCCAGCGTGTCCGTTTGCGTTAAAAACAGGCAGGACATTGTTTGTCCGTAATGGCTGTGACAAACTGGACAAACTAATCTTTGATCTTTTGATATATAGAAAAACGTGACAAGTTTCCACAACAAATAATGTCCGCAACAAATAATCTGTCCGTAATTGTCAGGTTCATAACAATAGGAAACACACGCTTTGTATCAAAGAGCTGTCCGCTGTCCACAATTCAAAGGTGTCCGCTTTTGTCAGGTTGCCGACCTATTGTTTGTAATAACAGCCGTTCGGGAATAAACACAGTGTCCGTAAATGAGAGGTGTCCGCATTTGTCAGGTGTCCGTaaggacaggtttcactgtacacTGTATCTAAGGTACGAGAGGTAATTGATGAAAGTAAAACATGTCTGtcctacatcgtataatttaaatgttgcagctatgatgatgaggttcATATagatatcatacacaaaatacatagtttgtaaacaagaaactcgcacaggcgtaGTTCCAACGGctgtttccctttaaggttCCTGGTAAATTCCCCCTCGCTCATTTATCACCTCTTATTCCATAAAGAATTCCAGCCAATCATCCTTTGACTGGCTCAGTTGGATAAttcatcaaatgaaatatatattcTTCGCTTTTGAAGCTACATCGGTGATACAGGCAAATCTTACAATATATGAGGCTACTTAATTTtgaatgaagacaaattatacCATAAACAATCAGGCATGTCACCCTGGGGTTCTAAAGCATGTAGCCATGGTGTAACCGAAAGAAGACAACACGATGTGATGCAAGATCATTAACGTCTTGTCGTGGTTAGTCTTACCTATATCCACGTGAAGGCCGGGCATATTCAAAATTTCGTGTGACGTCATATGTCTTACAGCGTTAACAAAACGTTGCCATttgttagggagccgtcattatttacggcctggcacatcgaaaaaattaagaaattcatatttgcaatggtgcaatctgagaagtgtttcaatttatttcgcacgaaaaattgagtaacccccttcttcctTTCCGTAtcttgagtaacccccctgaagtgttcaattttttgagtggaCCCCTCATATTCCTCcaacccccaggccgtaaataatgacggttccCTCACGTGTTCACAATTATTCTAAAAAGCATGAATGAATAGAGTGAAGGAGTCAAAATTCATGACGTCAGTTTGAGTCTAACCTTTCATGAAACTTACAAGTAGTTCGAGTATGCCGTGAATGGTGTTTGATCGAGCACGGAGCACACACACTATAGGGTTACGTCAGTTTACAATACAGAATACACAACCTGACACCGCCGGGGGCAACAAAATGAAGTATTGACTCGATGCAAACAGAGTATTTAAAACCCTATCAACGTAAATATTTCCGACAAAAATATCGTACGTGGTATTGTTTTGCCACAATGATTAGATGTCAACGAAAGAATTTTCGTGACATTAGTTCCACGTCATGTAAATTGTTTTGCACTTACAAGACTTATTGGATTTATTTATCGTGAGAACAATGCCGTATATTTATCGAATTACACTCTCAGGCAAATACATACAGCTGTGATAAAACCTGACAACCATACCACACTGTGTGGACACGTAATTTTATCTTAGGGCGATTTTCTATTTTGGTGATTGTCAAGCTGTATTTCTAGTCATCTTCTCTTTACAAACATGGGAGCAACCACCGCATGCTACACTCCCCCTGACTCAGTAAGCAAAGTCACTTTCACACGCACAGGAGTTGAACAGCGTGAGAGACACGTTTACAAGACATTTGTGCCGGCTCTCTTCGTTTTATCCGATATCTAAATAAAGAGCACTAAGATTAAGCTTTATCCTGGCTACTTTTGTTTCGGTAGCAATCGTTGAAATGCCATCCACAATGAACAGCTTTTTTCATTGCAGATGTGTTTCTACTATCCTCTTTACGGAAAGTCTCGGCTCTATTAAATAGCTGTACTCGACAATACAATATCCCATTCTACTGCACTGCAGTACCCTTTCACATTAGAGGCATTGCTTATGACAGCGTAATGGTGGGTTTCTTACATGGAGGTTTTCTACATCATCCGAATGGGGGCGTACCTGAAGAATCGATTAGGTTATCTTTGGGACCTCCAAAGCTTCTAGTGTGAATCAACTTAGCCCCGTCCGACGATGTGAAAATTCATTCAGTGTAGACCTGCTGTTCTTCATTCTcgccttaaggtagaatgtacctcggggacagacattcggactcccaaactttttcaattcttttctgatatatcacttgtaggggttcattttaaagctcttgtagTATGAAAACCTTtccaccggcttagtttttcgaagttcgaaaattttgtttctctccatagagttaacacagggatggcggccattttgaatttcaaatatcttgagttatttgtttctctagtgccaaaatttgcacggtgacccccgatttttattcttgattttgaaagtaaatggttgaaagattccttgaggaaagtttgagcaaaagtttatgtcctttactttcgaggcgcgaactaccttaatgcATATCATTACCTTAATGCATATCATTATGTGACCTGACCTCCTTGTCCAAATTTACCCCTATCGTATCGAACTGCTAACATCACACTTCTTCACAAGAAAGTACAAAAACTAAATACACGTAAGCTTATCTATGAATATGGATTCCAGATTATGCTTTTCTATTTATAGAAATTATTTCCACTATAGaaggaacacgattggaactactattgggataattggatcttcataattttcaaatttctcaaaagtgttaggtgccgtatagctgaatgttgcagtattacaaattactcataaaaaacaagtgtgtaacttaaaaagaaaagcaaatgagattgcatttgcaggttaaaacgaccctacttcatcatccaattatcccaaattcgttccaatcgtgttaagggTCCTTCTGTAAGGTAGGGCAATGTCTTTAATGTCGACGGAAAGGAAcggaaaatttgaaagtgaataaataattcatttcGAAATGGAACCGATAAAACTTTGAGAGGTTTCAATTTTGAAAGGCAGACCTGTCATGTCAAACGTCCTGTGTTCTGATACTTACCTGTTCTGTGATATCTGTGATCCACATTAGGACAGATTCCCGTAGTGAGGTACCCCtgtacaagaaaataaaaattacaaagtttgttTATCGTAATGTATTCACCCTTTTCCTCTGGGGTGCATTTATGTAACTTGCTATTAgctgagaaatacgatggtatcaaccgggactcgaacccacaacacacggcacccaatcacctagcgcagaggacaacagacaaaccgctcgactaaatccccaatctcaaaaagattggttcaataaccgagctaaggatattacaattctgactgGGCAGTGAGAATTGACAAGTTACTCATTACACGTACATAATATAAACATGATTTTcactcatttaaatatttaattcatTTGATATACAGTAGACATGTGACAGATACCTCTTATGTTGAGTGATTCATGACTGGTGAACTAACACACATTTTAAACTGTCTTTGTAACTTGCCATAGTTAATGGTTTACTGGGTGAATGGAAACGGGTGACAGGTATATATAGCTCAGTTACACTGTATTTCTCGATACCACTCACTTTTTACCTGGATAATCGCAAATTGCTTACATtctttttctggtctaccacttgggccaaagaaaaaaaaacttgtgctgttccgataacccgacataccctattttttgcctgatgaccctaaactttttagagctaagtaaatagggaagtaaaaaaaaggaaaaaacccGTAAATTCACGTGTtcgttacctggcatttgattgttgcttgaacgaggacgtcttttatgtttttattcctgtatatgtatacgtttttctggaaatgttgtggccagcgtttgatcgccctgaacccctgaaaagttgcatatttaaaaataaaaatattttggaaaaaaaatcccgGCCGACCTACCTACActattttgaaaaccatgttatcggaacagcacaatttatttcttttttggccttatggggactcattttaaagttcatgGAAAAATTTGCACTTTCCTAGTTcgctgaaaatcaaaaattttatttttcccgaTAGAGTAAACAcaaagatggcggccatttcgaatttcaaataaagGAACATTTCTGGTAATTTTCTTCTCTTCCAAACTTTGCGCCGTAACCCCTGATTCTTATCCTTGGCTTGGCAAGACAacagttgaaagttttattgaggaaagtttgagtaaaacaCTAAGTGTTTAAATTTATAGGTGCGAACTAACTTAATGATACGCAAAGTGTCccaaaatttgttttctgttgACTAACTTTGAGTATCTTCACAGATAACAATCAGAGAAACTCGGCACACACACACTCGCTCTATCTCTATCTCGTGCACTCGCTCAGAATGAGTCGTGGCATGTGAATGAATTATTTAATTTACAAGGTTCCATGGTTCTAACAAGTCTGCATATGCCTTATCAAAGAACGTTCACGATGAACTGATGACCGTTATGTCGTTATTTTCCGTCAGCAAATAAACAAAGTAGGCAACAGAGCGACAGCCTGTTGATTTAGGGATTTGTTCGGTGTGCACAGCGTGAATGTAATATCGATGACATTTCAGATAAGAACAGTTACCTCGCGTGAACTTTGTCCAATTATTTGTGGCGTAACCAGACTGGCCCACAGTCGCCTGGCTTTTATCGGTAGCTGAGGCGTTCACCTTACGATCTACAAACAGCCTATCATTAGGACTGATCTTTAggccttcaatttattatgttttgaCTTATATGCCCAGAGACTTGGAGAAATTCAGTGCGTAACCACAGTCGcctgtttacaaaaaaaattcgtACAATAGACGTGTGTATTTTCTCAGGAGTGGAATTTCAGAAAACAGGCGACTGTGGGCGTAACATAACCAAGAATGCCTACAACTGAACAATTTTGCTCAAGAGACTGATGCAGTTCTAATTCTGATTCTGTTAATGATTACACAATATTAATGTTGTCATTAATGACAGAAATGCTATTTGAATCACGAAGAACTGTGTCCGAGTTCTACTTGAAGAATGAATGTTGACGCCTTCACTTTAACTTCCTCGTGGCAGCGATAGGGTAGAGACTGAGCCTGTATCACCGTCACACAAAAATCGTTGGTGTTTTTTGTAAGGTCCATTTCTGAATGTTTATATAAGTAGCTATTCGTACAATATTCTTATCCTCTTGGGACATGTCACGGCACTGCTGATAAGTGTATCGGAAAGCACATTTATTTTGCAGAGTGTCAGTCACCTGACGAGATGTCGATAAATTCCTCAATCGCCTATTAGCCATTTTTGTGACCTGAAACCGACCTTACGGCCTGCTTGCTTTGTTGACATCGCTGGACTTTGtataaatcaaataaatttaTGTGCAGTTAATCCTGTAATTGTATTGTGTTTTACATTCTGTAATATCCTATACTGcatataacacaaattacttcaagttcaaagtaaaatatctgttacttaagtttcatgcatcctgaaatcttcagacagaagaagtgaaaggaATCTTAGTTCAACACTCTCATATATATGATCGTTCTATTTGTGgatggtgttaaaatttgataaataatatttgttttggtggcggcATTTAGAAACCAACTCATATATATTACAGACCTCCATGATTATGACTATAACGAATGTTTTCGAATTAAAATGAATTACAACGGTTGAAATGATGGAAATTGAATTCAATGCTACACAATTCATTTTGTTTACACGTTGACTGTTTATAGCCATATTGTTTCGCGATACGTTGCTGAGTTTTATTGGACGTTACAGTAACACCATTCCCATCGGGAAGTTGTTCAGCAAAGCTGATATTTGGACTAGCTTTAAAATCGAGCATGCAATCACTGTCGAAAGCAAATGGGCCTGCTTTTCGTGTGCTTCATTGGTTTTAAAAATAGCCGAGGGGGCACGTCCGTAATACG from the Ptychodera flava strain L36383 chromosome 2, AS_Pfla_20210202, whole genome shotgun sequence genome contains:
- the LOC139152631 gene encoding tigger transposable element-derived protein 4-like, which gives rise to MQPRRQPKETLCPHRIRRVERTSMGVVQKEKNSVNPLSGPMIQEQALIYAEQLNKPEFKASNGWLESFSKRNNLSFHKVSGESADVPQETVDSWTARLPHLIEGYSPRDIFNMDETGVFYRALPDKSYAAKGEDCKGGKKSKDRITAVLCTNMNGTEKLKAIVIGKAAKPRCFNNVNLNSLPVLWRNNKKAWMTTELFTDWLRDFDRKMRQQKRKVLMFIDNAPTHPPNAVRLTNTKLIFFPPKTTSKLQPLDQGIIAAMKKTYRKRLLRAVLSKAEDESLSANEIARTVNVLDACHWIGRSWNEVTAETITSCFRKAGFPTNAANEADEVNEDTELDRLVTATGRALVSLNFYVLRTLSMSTVKSRPMLV